Proteins encoded together in one Motilibacter rhizosphaerae window:
- a CDS encoding alpha/beta fold hydrolase, with the protein MAGAPSSRQKVSFCRAPDGVRIAYAVHGRGPALLVSTCWLSHLQFDWQSPVWRHFLTDLGEFATVIRYDERGHGMSDWDVTDHGLEARLGDLEAVADAAGFPSFALMGMAQGGPVSVAYAARHPERVTRLLFYGSFSNATRLMTQEDRHVDDAFEPLIRAGWGRPDSTFRRVFTSLMIPGATEEQMTWLDELQRMATSASTAVIARQQRRETDVDALLGQLRVPTLVLHSTGDQMNKFEFGRELASGIPDARLVALPSNNHIVLADEPAWAVFVDEVRRFLEPDASVAPDDPVRELLTDRELQVLQLVAQGKDNEVVASALHLSVRTVERHLQNVYAKLGLRGHSARIAAATRLLAEPAAS; encoded by the coding sequence GTGGCTGGAGCGCCCTCATCCCGCCAGAAGGTCAGCTTCTGCCGGGCCCCTGACGGCGTACGCATCGCGTACGCCGTGCACGGTCGCGGGCCGGCGCTGCTGGTCTCCACGTGCTGGCTCAGCCACCTGCAGTTCGACTGGCAGAGCCCGGTGTGGCGGCACTTCCTCACCGACCTGGGGGAGTTCGCCACCGTCATCCGCTACGACGAGCGCGGCCACGGGATGTCGGACTGGGACGTCACCGACCACGGCCTGGAGGCCCGGCTGGGCGACCTGGAGGCGGTCGCCGATGCCGCCGGCTTCCCGTCGTTCGCGCTCATGGGGATGGCGCAGGGCGGGCCGGTCTCGGTCGCGTACGCCGCCCGGCACCCGGAGCGCGTCACGCGACTGCTCTTCTACGGCAGCTTCTCCAACGCGACACGGCTGATGACCCAGGAGGACCGTCACGTCGACGACGCGTTCGAGCCGCTCATCCGGGCCGGGTGGGGGCGCCCGGACTCGACGTTCCGCCGCGTGTTCACCTCCCTCATGATCCCCGGAGCCACGGAGGAGCAGATGACCTGGCTCGACGAGCTGCAGCGCATGGCGACGTCCGCCTCGACGGCGGTCATCGCCCGCCAGCAGCGCCGGGAGACCGACGTCGACGCGCTGCTCGGGCAGCTGCGCGTCCCTACATTGGTGCTGCACTCCACGGGCGACCAGATGAACAAGTTCGAGTTCGGCCGCGAGCTGGCGTCCGGCATCCCGGACGCGCGGCTGGTGGCGCTGCCGAGCAACAACCACATCGTGCTGGCCGACGAGCCCGCCTGGGCGGTCTTCGTCGACGAGGTACGCCGCTTCCTCGAGCCCGACGCCTCGGTCGCTCCTGACGACCCGGTGCGCGAGCTGCTGACGGACCGGGAGCTGCAGGTGCTGCAGCTGGTGGCGCAGGGCAAGGACAACGAGGTCGTCGCGTCGGCGCTGCACCTGAGCGTCCGGACAGTCGAGCGCCACCTGCAGAACGTCTACGCCAAGCTGGGCCTGCGGGGGCACTCCGCGCGCATCGCTGCCGCGACGCGGCTGCTCGCCGAGCCGGCCGCGTCGTGA
- a CDS encoding DUF4253 domain-containing protein, translated as MVQERAEVAAALNGTVLERCAVAETPAGLLLVKGIQPDQVLTSWRAARSVVPQTGRWPVAVMLEDLRIWDLRPRREDVEELKRLSAVEGDPWDSVWQHADDSEVDEADLSWRLPKPGGADLVERARRELVLPTIPALLDRWVYEVVLSDPSLLARASASAASYASTEQWFEPTDEVCLALLPTPDQWLAPAWLHYGEGFDDGVLQARTHRDWAERWGAELVASWGTMRQFLVARRPSVGEEAWTVAGQLLAAGPSLQVDQWELALALTQGDAWFLHDRP; from the coding sequence ATGGTGCAGGAGCGGGCCGAGGTCGCAGCAGCGTTGAACGGGACCGTGCTCGAGCGCTGCGCGGTCGCGGAAACCCCTGCCGGGCTGCTCCTAGTGAAGGGGATCCAGCCGGACCAGGTGCTGACGAGTTGGCGTGCCGCCAGGTCCGTCGTCCCGCAGACAGGTCGCTGGCCGGTCGCGGTGATGCTCGAGGACCTCCGGATCTGGGACTTGCGTCCTCGTCGCGAGGACGTCGAGGAGCTGAAGCGCCTGTCCGCTGTCGAGGGGGATCCCTGGGACAGCGTGTGGCAGCACGCCGATGACTCCGAGGTGGACGAGGCGGATCTGTCCTGGCGTCTGCCGAAGCCGGGCGGAGCCGACCTGGTGGAGAGGGCTCGGCGTGAGCTCGTCCTGCCGACGATTCCTGCTCTCCTGGACCGCTGGGTCTACGAGGTCGTGCTGTCGGACCCGTCGCTACTGGCGCGGGCCTCCGCATCGGCCGCGTCGTACGCCTCTACTGAGCAGTGGTTCGAGCCGACGGACGAGGTGTGCCTGGCCCTGCTCCCCACACCTGACCAGTGGCTGGCTCCGGCATGGCTGCACTACGGGGAAGGATTCGACGACGGGGTCCTGCAGGCGCGTACCCACCGGGACTGGGCGGAGCGGTGGGGCGCGGAACTGGTCGCCTCCTGGGGCACGATGCGCCAGTTCCTGGTCGCGCGCCGGCCGTCCGTCGGCGAGGAGGCCTGGACCGTGGCTGGACAGCTCCTCGCTGCAGGACCAAGCCTGCAGGTCGACCAGTGGGAGCTCGCGCTGGCCCTCACTCAAGGCGATGCCTGGTTCCTGCACGATCGCCCGTAG